One window of the Rosa rugosa chromosome 3, drRosRugo1.1, whole genome shotgun sequence genome contains the following:
- the LOC133739103 gene encoding uncharacterized protein LOC133739103 gives MKLAWKNNKKRPLATVSKYPNLPFDHKNDNPSNQNDTADGELNKEQHHEPLSARNEPSVSEEEEEDDDDVAKLFNSFQSQGTKLAEDGKYREALGKWESALMLMPKSAVLHEQKAQVLIEIGDAWNAIKAATRATELEPSWAEAWVTLGRAQLNFGEPDSAVQSFDKALAIKPDSEEARDDRHTAMNLMKRRKQLHSSGLSPTRNRYAVGDSTDRT, from the exons ATGAAACTAGCGTGGAAGAACAACAAGAAGCGGCCTTTGGCCACCGTATCCAAGTACCCGAACCTCCCTTTTGATCACAAAAACGACAACCCCAGTAATCAAAACGACACAGCAGACGgtgagctaaacaaggaacaaCACCATGAACCGCTCAGCGCTCGGAACGAGCCGTCAgtctctgaagaagaagaagaagacgacgacGACGTTGCCAAACTCTTCAACTCCTTTCAATCCCAGGGAACTAAGCTCGCTGAG GATGGGAAGTACCGCGAAGCATTGGGCAAATGGGAGTCTGCTCTTATGTTGATGCCCAAAAGTGCAGTTTTACACGAGCAGAAGGCACAAGTTTTGATAGAAATTGGGGATGCCTGGAATGCAATAAAGGCAGCAACTC GAGCTACAGAGTTGGAGCCTTCATGGGCTGAG GCATGGGTTACCCTTGGCAGAGCTCAGTTAAACTTTGGGGAACCTGATAGTGCCGTTCAAAGCTTTGACAAAGCATTAGCCATCAAG CCTGATTCAGAGGAGGCTCGAGATGACAGACATACTGCAATGAATCTCATGAAAAGACGAAAGCAGCTCCATTCATCAGGCTTAAGTCCTACAAGAAACCGTTATGCAGTGGGTGATAGCACTGATAGGACATGA
- the LOC133736595 gene encoding 3,5-dihydroxybiphenyl synthase-like isoform X1 has product MESQAKEAKVPATILAIGTANPVSCYYQEDYPDFLFKVTKSEHKTELKDKFKRICEKSMVKKRYLGVTEENLKANPNICSYKAPSLDARQDLLIHEVPKLGKEAALKAIREWGQPISSLTHLIFCTASCVDMPGADFQLVKLLGLNPSINRFMIYQQGCFAGGTVLRIAKDVAENNAGARVLIVCCEITTMFFQQPCDSHLDVLVGQALFSDGAAALIVGANPDPKSERQLFNIMSVRGTIIPNSEHGVVAHLREMGFEYYLSSEVPKLVGGKIEECLSKGFEGIGVNGDWNSLFFSVHPGGPAILDKVEEELGLKEGKLKATRHVLSEFGNMGAPSVLFILDEIRKKSMEEAKATTGEGLVLKNISDGASFSSF; this is encoded by the exons ATGGAGTCTCAGGCTAAAGAAGCAAAGGTTCCAGCCACAATACTAGCCATTGGGACTGCAAATCCAGTAAGCTGTTACTACCAAGAAGACTATCCCGATTTCTTGTTCAAAGTCACCAAAAGCGAGCACAAGACCGAATTAAAAGACAAGTTCAAACGCATAT GTGAAAAGTCGATGGTAAAGAAGCGATATCTGGGAGTCACAGAAGAGAATCTAAAAGCCAACCCTAACATATGCAGCTACAAGGCTCCCTCACTCGACGCACGTCAAGACTTACTGATTCACGAGGTCCCCAAACTCGGTAAAGAAGCGGCGTTGAAGGCCATCAGAGAATGGGGCCAACCCATTTCAAGCCTCACCCACCTCATCTTCTGCACAGCTTCCTGCGTCGACATGCCCGGTGCCGACTTTCAGCTCGTCAAGCTCCTCGGCCTAAATCCATCTATCAACCGGTTCATGATCTACCAGCAAGGCTGCTTTGCTGGTGGGACGGTGCTACGGATTGCCAAGGACGTGGCCGAGAACAATGCCGGAGCTCGTGTTCTGATCGTGTGCTGTGAGATCACCACCATGTTTTTTCAGCAACCTTGTGACAGTCACTTGGATGTTTTGGTCGGACAGGCTCTGTTTTCGGACGGTGCGGCGGCTTTGATTGTTGGGGCCAATCCGGACCCCAAAAGTGAACGTCAACTGTTCAATATCATGTCTGTTAGAGGGACTATTATCCCAAACTCGGAGCATGGAGTTGTGGCACATTTGCGTGAGATGGGGTTTGAGTATTACCTATCATCAGAAGTTCCAAAGTTGGTTGGTGGGAAAATCGAAGAGTGTTTGAGTAAAGGGTTTGAGGGCATTGGGGTTAATGGTGATTGGAACTCGTTGTTCTTTAGCGTTCATCCTGGGGGTCCTGCAATTCTGGACAAGGTTGAAGAAGAGCTGGGTTTGAAGGAGGGGAAGCTGAAGGCAACAAGGCATGTGCTGAGTGAGTTTGGGAATATGGGAGCTCCATCTGTGCTTTTTATTTTGGATGAGATAAGGAAGAAGTCAATGGAGGAAGCAAAAGCCACAACTGGTGAAGGTTTGGTATTGAAAAACATATCTGATGGAGcaagcttttcttctttttga
- the LOC133736594 gene encoding PHD finger protein EHD3 isoform X2: MESEEGKSNGDSMEFTRAAQCSKNEANGFEFAICNDVAKSSSSGASEGIRTYKRRRRERWSWDSKSQEDGRANGESWSQMVDQRLKQPVGPVIHNTSSEQVHLRINSSDDCSERYWRNAVLEHMCQSISDDEGGVQVCIREALGHLRQIDHTLPKEFGEHNEDRHKCFLPVRSVWNGPHNVASGQEDVISNGSSSKSKHHTVTSTCQHAFFNILVSEKFALLCKLLLQNFQGIKADSIFDLKHINSRMKSGVYEDSPLLFSKDMQQVWRKLQGVGTELISLAKSLSDMSRSCKDQVGGSGYSTFEVGKNETEDCGVYTVYTCRHCGDKANGNDCLVCDSCEEMYHVSCIQPAVKGIPTKSWYCASCTACGIASPHENCEVCERLIASKSLVDGVGGENVPTNEETVELGDNSNYSTDDGIQLSEENGDLNLCKVCGVVVVKGETVKICGHPYCMNKYYHVRCLTTGQLKLYGPRWYCPSCLCRACLTDKDDDKIVLCDGCDHAYHIYCLNPPLCSIPKGKWFCRKCDATIQMIRRAKRAYQKNEKQQDKKSEGSIKWNEKVDDGESEQGRGGMDVLLHAVKTLDHEKNMAATEIMRNFQDRQNL; this comes from the exons aTGGAATCTGAAGAAGGAAAAAGCAATGGTGATAGCATGGAGTTCACTAGGGCAGCTCAATGCTCCAAGAATGAAGCCAACGGTTTTGAATTTGCGATATGCAATGATGTTGCCAAGAGCAGCTCCTCAGGGGCAAGTGAGGGTATTCGGACTTACAAGAGGCGGAGGCGTGAGAGGTGGAGTTGGGACAGCAAATCACAGGAAGATGGGAGAGCTAATGGGGAATCTTGGAGTCAAATGGTGGACCAG CGTCTAAAGCAACCGGTGGGCCCGGTTATACACAACACCTCTTCTGAGCAAGTCCATCTTCGAATAAATAGTTCTGATGATTGCTCAGAGAGATACTGGAGAAATGCCGTACTGGAGCACATGTGTCAGTCAATAAGTGATGATGAAGGTGGTGTACAGGTGTGCATCAGAGAAGCCCTGGGCCATCTTCGACAGATTGATCATACACTGCCTAAG GAATTTGGTGAACATAATGAGGATCGGCACAAGTGTTTTCTGCCAGTACGGTCAGTCTGGAATGGACCTCATAATGTAGCCAGTGGGCAGGAGGATGTTATATCTAATGGCTCTTCAAGTAAATCAAAGCATCATACAGTCACTTCGACGTGCCAACATGCTTTTTTCAATATCTTAGTCTCAGAGAAGTTTGCTTTATTGTGCAAACTGCTGTTACAAAATTTTCAAGGAATCAAGGCTGACAGCATTTTTGACCTTAAACACATAAACTCAAGGATGAAAAGTGGAGTTTATGAAGATTCACCGTTGCTCTTCTCAAAGGATATGCAACAG GTATGGAGAAAGCTTCAAGGGGTTGGTACGGAATTGATTTCCCTTGCAAAAAGCCTCTCGGACATGTCAAGGAGTTGCAAGGACCAG GTCGGAGGTTCAGGCTACAGCACGTTTGAAGTTGGGAAAAATGAG ACAGAGGATTGTGGTGTATACACAGTATACACTTGCAGGCACTGTGGAGACAAGGCAAATGGGAATGATTGTCTAGTATGTGATTCCTGTGAGGAGATGTACCATGTATCTTGCATTCAGCCTGCTGTCAAAGGCATTCCTACAAAAAGTTGGTATTGTGCAAGTTGCACTGCTTGTGGTATTGCATCACCACATGAGAATTGTGAAGTGTGTGAAAGGCTGATTGCCAGCAAAAGTCTAGTTGATGGTGTTGGTGGTGAAAATGTTCCTACAAATGAGGAAACAGTTGAGTTGGGAGATAACTCAAATTATAGTACAGATGATGGAATTCAACTATCTGAAGAGAATGGCGACTTGAACCTTTGCAAAGTTTGTGGAGTTGTGGTAGTAAAGGGTGAGACGGTGAAAATATGTGGTCATCCATACTGCATGAACAAGTACTACCATGTGAGGTGTCTGACGACAGGGCAGTTGAAGCTGTATGGTCCACGTTGGTACTGCCCTTCTTGTCTATGCAGAGCTTGTCTCACTGATAAAGATGATGATAAGATTGTTCTTTGTGATGGCTGCGATCATGCGTACCATATCTATTGCTTGAACCCACCACTCTGTTCCATTCCAAAAGGAAAATGGTTTTGCAGAAAATGTGATGCAACAATTCAGATGATACGCAGAGCAAAAAGGGCTtatcaaaaaaatgaaaagcaacAGGATAAGAAAAGTGAAGGATCAATTAAGTGGAATGAAAAAGTTGATGATGGGGAATCAGAACAAGGTAGGGGGGGAATGGATGTGCTTCTGCATGCAGTCAAGACTCTAGATCATGAAAAGAATATGGCTGCTACTGAGATAATGAGAAATTTTCAGGACAGACAGAATTTGTAG
- the LOC133737870 gene encoding probable methyltransferase PMT10, with amino-acid sequence MKALAATAAEILKTPTFIKITAIAIAVAGICCSVLVLHVWFSNVPHTRLVEDKGGQNWIAIKKDKFVFPGGGTQFIHGANEYLDQISQMIPEIAFGRKTRVALDVGCGVASFGAFLMQRNVTTLSVAPKDVHENQIQFALERGVPAMVALGNTYSFCNFTTHRLLYPSQAFDLIHCSRCRINWTRDDGIWLLEVDRLLRAGGYFVWAAQPVYKHEEALQVQWKEMEDLTTRICWELIKKEGMIAIWRKPLNNSCYLSRDVEVQPPLCDSSDDPDNVWYVGLKACITRLPENGYGANVSLWPARLQDPPDRLQSIRLDAYISRKEIFTAEAKYWNEILTGYVGAYHWKELNFRNIMDMRAGYGGFAAALHDHGLDCWVMNVVPVSGFNTLPVIYDRGLIGVMHDWCEPFDTYPRTYDLLHAAGLFSIEQKRCNISTIILEMDRMLRPGGRVYIRDSVSVIGELHELANAVGWVPALHDTGEGPHASWKILIGDKRL; translated from the exons ATGAAGGCCCTCGCGGCCACCGCGGCGGAGATCTTGAAGACCCCGACGTTCATCAAAATTACAGCTATTGCCATCGCGGTGGCGGGGATTTGTTGTAGTGTGCTAGTTCTACAT GTGTGGTTCAGTAATGTACCCCATACAAGACTTGTCGAAGATAAAGGTGGTCAAAATTGGATAGCGATTAAGAAAGATAAATTTGTGTTTCCTGGAGGCGGAACACAGTTTATTCATGGGGCAAATGAGTACTTGGATCAGATTTCTCAG ATGATTCCTGAAATTGCATTTGGCCGCAAGACCCGAGTAGCGTTAGATGTTGGTTGTGGAGTAGCGAGTTTTGGTGCCTTTTTGATGCAACGGAATGTGACCACTCTGTCAGTAGCGCCAAAAGATGTCCATGAGAACCAGATCCAGTTTGCACTAGAGCGTGGTGTGCCTGCTATGGTGGCA TTGGGAAATACATATTCATTCTGTAATTTCACAACTCACCGCTTGTTGTATCCAAGCCAGGCTTTTGACTTGATCCACTGTTCAAGATGTAGAATTAATTGGACTCGTGATG ACGGAATTTGGCTTCTCGAGGTTGACAGGTTGCTGAGAGCAGGAGGATATTTTGTTTGGGCAGCGCAGCCTGTTTATAAACATGAAGAAGCCCTACAAGTACAATGGAAAG AAATGGAGGACCTGACTACACGCATTTGCTGGGAACTTATAAAGAAGGAAGGGATGATTGCCATATGGAGGAAACCTTTGAACAACAGCTGCTATCTTAGTCGTGATGTCGAAGTGCAGCCTCCATTATGTGATTCCAGTGATGATCCAGACAATGTTTG GTATGTTGGTTTGAAGGCATGCATCACTCGGTTACCTGAAAATGGTTATGGAGCAAATGTTTCTTTGTGGCCTGCAAGGCTTCAGGATCCACCAGACAGACTCCAGAGCATACGATTAGATGCCTATATATCTAGAAAAGAAATCTTCACGGCTGAGGCAAAGTACTGGAATGAAATATTAACAGGTTATGTTGGTGCTTACCATTGGAAAGAGTTAAACTTTAGAAACATAATGGACATGAGGGCTGGATATGGAGG GTTTGCAGCAGCATTGCATGACCACGGGCTAGATTGTTGGGTAATGAATGTTGTTCCTGTTTCTGGGTTCAACACCTTACCAGTTATTTATGACCGTGGACTTATTGGAGTAATGCATGACTG GTGTGAGCCATTTGACACTTATCCAAGAACATATGACTTATTGCACGCAGCGGGTCTCTTCTCTATCGAGCAAAAGAG GTGTAATATCTCAACCATCATTCTTGAAATGGACCGAATGTTAAGGCCTGGGGGACGCGTTTATATACGTGACTCTGTGTCTGTAATTGGTGAGCTTCACGAACTTGCAAATGCGGTTGGATGGGTGCCTGCACTACACGATACAGGAGAAGGACCCCATGCAAGCTGGAAGATCTTAATAGGTGACAAGCGTTTGTGA
- the LOC133736594 gene encoding PHD finger protein EHD3 isoform X1: protein MESEEGKSNGDSMEFTRAAQCSKNEANGFEFAICNDVAKSSSSGASEGIRTYKRRRRERWSWDSKSQEDGRANGESWSQMVDQRLKQPVGPVIHNTSSEQVHLRINSSDDCSERYWRNAVLEHMCQSISDDEGGVQVCIREALGHLRQIDHTLPKEFGEHNEDRHKCFLPVRSVWNGPHNVASGQEDVISNGSSSKSKHHTVTSTCQHAFFNILVSEKFALLCKLLLQNFQGIKADSIFDLKHINSRMKSGVYEDSPLLFSKDMQQVWRKLQGVGTELISLAKSLSDMSRSCKDQVGGSGYSTFEVGKNEFHTLESDSYPKLEQTEDCGVYTVYTCRHCGDKANGNDCLVCDSCEEMYHVSCIQPAVKGIPTKSWYCASCTACGIASPHENCEVCERLIASKSLVDGVGGENVPTNEETVELGDNSNYSTDDGIQLSEENGDLNLCKVCGVVVVKGETVKICGHPYCMNKYYHVRCLTTGQLKLYGPRWYCPSCLCRACLTDKDDDKIVLCDGCDHAYHIYCLNPPLCSIPKGKWFCRKCDATIQMIRRAKRAYQKNEKQQDKKSEGSIKWNEKVDDGESEQGRGGMDVLLHAVKTLDHEKNMAATEIMRNFQDRQNL from the exons aTGGAATCTGAAGAAGGAAAAAGCAATGGTGATAGCATGGAGTTCACTAGGGCAGCTCAATGCTCCAAGAATGAAGCCAACGGTTTTGAATTTGCGATATGCAATGATGTTGCCAAGAGCAGCTCCTCAGGGGCAAGTGAGGGTATTCGGACTTACAAGAGGCGGAGGCGTGAGAGGTGGAGTTGGGACAGCAAATCACAGGAAGATGGGAGAGCTAATGGGGAATCTTGGAGTCAAATGGTGGACCAG CGTCTAAAGCAACCGGTGGGCCCGGTTATACACAACACCTCTTCTGAGCAAGTCCATCTTCGAATAAATAGTTCTGATGATTGCTCAGAGAGATACTGGAGAAATGCCGTACTGGAGCACATGTGTCAGTCAATAAGTGATGATGAAGGTGGTGTACAGGTGTGCATCAGAGAAGCCCTGGGCCATCTTCGACAGATTGATCATACACTGCCTAAG GAATTTGGTGAACATAATGAGGATCGGCACAAGTGTTTTCTGCCAGTACGGTCAGTCTGGAATGGACCTCATAATGTAGCCAGTGGGCAGGAGGATGTTATATCTAATGGCTCTTCAAGTAAATCAAAGCATCATACAGTCACTTCGACGTGCCAACATGCTTTTTTCAATATCTTAGTCTCAGAGAAGTTTGCTTTATTGTGCAAACTGCTGTTACAAAATTTTCAAGGAATCAAGGCTGACAGCATTTTTGACCTTAAACACATAAACTCAAGGATGAAAAGTGGAGTTTATGAAGATTCACCGTTGCTCTTCTCAAAGGATATGCAACAG GTATGGAGAAAGCTTCAAGGGGTTGGTACGGAATTGATTTCCCTTGCAAAAAGCCTCTCGGACATGTCAAGGAGTTGCAAGGACCAG GTCGGAGGTTCAGGCTACAGCACGTTTGAAGTTGGGAAAAATGAG TTCCACACCTTGGAATCTGACTCTTATCCTAAACTGGAGCAGACAGAGGATTGTGGTGTATACACAGTATACACTTGCAGGCACTGTGGAGACAAGGCAAATGGGAATGATTGTCTAGTATGTGATTCCTGTGAGGAGATGTACCATGTATCTTGCATTCAGCCTGCTGTCAAAGGCATTCCTACAAAAAGTTGGTATTGTGCAAGTTGCACTGCTTGTGGTATTGCATCACCACATGAGAATTGTGAAGTGTGTGAAAGGCTGATTGCCAGCAAAAGTCTAGTTGATGGTGTTGGTGGTGAAAATGTTCCTACAAATGAGGAAACAGTTGAGTTGGGAGATAACTCAAATTATAGTACAGATGATGGAATTCAACTATCTGAAGAGAATGGCGACTTGAACCTTTGCAAAGTTTGTGGAGTTGTGGTAGTAAAGGGTGAGACGGTGAAAATATGTGGTCATCCATACTGCATGAACAAGTACTACCATGTGAGGTGTCTGACGACAGGGCAGTTGAAGCTGTATGGTCCACGTTGGTACTGCCCTTCTTGTCTATGCAGAGCTTGTCTCACTGATAAAGATGATGATAAGATTGTTCTTTGTGATGGCTGCGATCATGCGTACCATATCTATTGCTTGAACCCACCACTCTGTTCCATTCCAAAAGGAAAATGGTTTTGCAGAAAATGTGATGCAACAATTCAGATGATACGCAGAGCAAAAAGGGCTtatcaaaaaaatgaaaagcaacAGGATAAGAAAAGTGAAGGATCAATTAAGTGGAATGAAAAAGTTGATGATGGGGAATCAGAACAAGGTAGGGGGGGAATGGATGTGCTTCTGCATGCAGTCAAGACTCTAGATCATGAAAAGAATATGGCTGCTACTGAGATAATGAGAAATTTTCAGGACAGACAGAATTTGTAG
- the LOC133736595 gene encoding 3,5-dihydroxybiphenyl synthase-like isoform X2, translated as MESQAKEAKVPATILAIGTANPVSCYYQEDYPDFLFKVTKSEHKTELKDKFKRICEKSMVKKRYLGVTEENLKANPNICSYKAPSLDARQDLLIHEVPKLGKEAALKAIREWGQPISSLTHLIFCTASCVDMPGADFQLVKLLGLNPSINRFMIYQQGCFAGGTVLRIAKDVAENNAGARVLIVCCEITTMFFQQPCDSHLDVLVGQALFSDGAAALIVGANPDPKSERQLFNIMSVRGTIIPNSEHGVVAHLREMGFEYYLSSEVPKLVGGKIEECLSKGFEGIGVNGDWNSLFFSVHPGGPAILDKVEEELGLKEGKLKATRHVLSEFGNMGAPSVLFILDEIRKKSMEEAKATTGEGLEWGVLIGIGPGLTVETVVLRSAPTAI; from the exons ATGGAGTCTCAGGCTAAAGAAGCAAAGGTTCCAGCCACAATACTAGCCATTGGGACTGCAAATCCAGTAAGCTGTTACTACCAAGAAGACTATCCCGATTTCTTGTTCAAAGTCACCAAAAGCGAGCACAAGACCGAATTAAAAGACAAGTTCAAACGCATAT GTGAAAAGTCGATGGTAAAGAAGCGATATCTGGGAGTCACAGAAGAGAATCTAAAAGCCAACCCTAACATATGCAGCTACAAGGCTCCCTCACTCGACGCACGTCAAGACTTACTGATTCACGAGGTCCCCAAACTCGGTAAAGAAGCGGCGTTGAAGGCCATCAGAGAATGGGGCCAACCCATTTCAAGCCTCACCCACCTCATCTTCTGCACAGCTTCCTGCGTCGACATGCCCGGTGCCGACTTTCAGCTCGTCAAGCTCCTCGGCCTAAATCCATCTATCAACCGGTTCATGATCTACCAGCAAGGCTGCTTTGCTGGTGGGACGGTGCTACGGATTGCCAAGGACGTGGCCGAGAACAATGCCGGAGCTCGTGTTCTGATCGTGTGCTGTGAGATCACCACCATGTTTTTTCAGCAACCTTGTGACAGTCACTTGGATGTTTTGGTCGGACAGGCTCTGTTTTCGGACGGTGCGGCGGCTTTGATTGTTGGGGCCAATCCGGACCCCAAAAGTGAACGTCAACTGTTCAATATCATGTCTGTTAGAGGGACTATTATCCCAAACTCGGAGCATGGAGTTGTGGCACATTTGCGTGAGATGGGGTTTGAGTATTACCTATCATCAGAAGTTCCAAAGTTGGTTGGTGGGAAAATCGAAGAGTGTTTGAGTAAAGGGTTTGAGGGCATTGGGGTTAATGGTGATTGGAACTCGTTGTTCTTTAGCGTTCATCCTGGGGGTCCTGCAATTCTGGACAAGGTTGAAGAAGAGCTGGGTTTGAAGGAGGGGAAGCTGAAGGCAACAAGGCATGTGCTGAGTGAGTTTGGGAATATGGGAGCTCCATCTGTGCTTTTTATTTTGGATGAGATAAGGAAGAAGTCAATGGAGGAAGCAAAAGCCACAACTGGTGAAGG TTTGGAATGGGGTGTGTTAATTGGGATCGGGCCAGGACTCACTGTGGAGACTGTTGTGCTCCGCAGTGCTCCCACTGCTATTTGA
- the LOC133739422 gene encoding BTB/POZ domain-containing protein At4g08455-like, translated as MTTRQAASSSSSVGKMKCISCQENYDARDAGTCKECYEEANETEEELKREIDDLKAKVAFLKFSTRSQPISFSDVVLVASQDPSAAGPSVPVPAHKAVLASRSPVFRAMLENQMEESLSGTIKIGDVSYDALRAFVNYLYTAEICLDEEMACDLLILAEKYQVQHLKDYCEKFLVSKLNWDNSILSYTFAHQHNAKHIVDAALTLITDNMDKLTTREEYMELVEKDPRLVVEVYEAYLSKQINTAAQKDSSARVGPAVKPPLRDAFSDLIYN; from the exons ATGACGACAAGACAGGcggcatcatcatcatcatcagtgGGGAAGATGAAGTGCATATCTTGCCAGGAGAACTACGACGCACGTGACGCCGGCACGTGCAAGGAGTGCTACGAGGAGGCCAACGAGACCGAGGAGGAGCTCAAGCGCGAGATCGACGACCTCAAGGCCAAGGTCGCCTTCCTCAAGTTCTCCACTCGCTCCCAACCCATCTCCTTCTCCGACGTCGTTTTGGTCGCCTCCCAGGATCCCTCCGCCGCAGGGCCCTCCGTCCCCGTTCCGGCCCATAAGGCCGTTTTG GCGAGTCGTTCCCCGGTGTTCAGAGCTATGCTTGAGAATCAGATGGAGGAAAGCCTGAGTGGCACAATCAAGATCGGTGATGTGTCCTATGATGCCCTTCGTGCCTTTGTCAACTACCTCTACACAGCTGAGATATGCCTCGATGAGGAAATGGCCTGCGACCTCCTAATATTGGCTGAAAAGTACCAGGTGCAGCATCTCAAGGACTACTGCGAGAAGTTCTTGGTGTCCAAGCTGAACTGGGACAACTCAATATTGAGCTACACCTTTGCACACCAGCACAATGCCAAGCATATAGTTGATGCAGCCTTGACTTTGATCACAGACAACATGGACAAGCTTACTACGCGTGAGGAGTACATGGAGCTGGTGGAGAAAGATCCACGACTCGTGGTGGAAGTCTACGAGGCTTATCTGTCGAAACAGATCAATACTGCAGCCCAAAAGGATTCTTCTGCACGAGTAGGTCCTGCAGTTAAGCCACCCCTCCGTGATGCCTTTAGTGATCTAATCTATAACTAA